The following are from one region of the Magallana gigas chromosome 4, xbMagGiga1.1, whole genome shotgun sequence genome:
- the LOC136275030 gene encoding S-antigen protein-like: MNTLLVLGLVVASCLADDNFTEKDYYIGNYLEDDVSDGIKGDFKGENVRDVSDGIEEDVKRDNVYVGNVSDGIEEYIEEDNLRDVCDGIEEDVEGENVRDVSDDFKENVEGNNVRDVSNGIEEDVEGDNVRDVSDGIEEDVERDNERDVSYDFKEDVEGENVRDVSDGIEEDVEGDNVRDESHDIEQDVEGDNVGDVSDSIEEDVEGDSVRDVSDSIEEDVEGDVKGDNERDVSDCIEEDVEEGLGRNVRGSPGEDVGGGAAENVTGGHEKGVREGIDEGERGLKK, from the coding sequence ATGAATACATTGCTGGTCTTGGGTCTTGTAGTTGCCTCTTGTTTGGCTGACGATAATTTTACTGAAAAAGATTACTATATCGGCAACTATTTAGAAGATGATGTAAGTGATGGTATAAAAGGAGATTTCAAAGGAGAGAATGTAAGAGATGTAAGTGATGGTATTGAAGAAGATGTCAAAAGAGATAATGTATACGTAGGAAACGTAAGTGATGGTATTGAAGAATATATCGAAGAAGATAATTTAAGAGACGTATGTGATGGTATTGAAGAAGATGTCGAAGGAGAGAATGTAAGAGATGTCAGtgatgattttaaagaaaatgtcgaAGGAAATAATGTAAGAGATGTCAGTAATGGTATCGAAGAAGATGTCGAAGGAGATAATGTAAGAGACGTAAGTGATGGTATTGAAGAGGATGTCGAAAGAGATAATGAAAGAGATGTCAGTTATGATTTTAAAGAAGATGTCGAAGGAGAAAATGTAAGAGATGTCAGTGATGGTATTGAAGAAGATGTCGAAGGAGATAATGTAAGAGACGAAAGTCATGATATTGAACAAGATGTCGAAGGAGATAATGTAGGAGACGTAAGTGATAGTATTGAAGAAGATGTCGAAGGAGATAGTGTAAGAGACGTAAGTGATAGTATTGAAGAAGATGTCGAAGGAGATGTCAAAGGAGATAATGAAAGAGATGTAAGTGATTGTATTGAAGAGGATGTCGAGGAAGGTCTTGGAAGAAATGTCAGAGGAAGTCCTGGAGAAGATGTCGGAGGTGGTGCTGCAGAAAATGTCACGGGAGGTCATGAGAAGGGTGTAAGAGAAGGTATCGATGAAGGTGAAAGAggtcttaaaaaataa